In one window of Cryptococcus neoformans var. neoformans JEC21 chromosome 7 sequence DNA:
- a CDS encoding 40S ribosomal protein S8, putative, whose amino-acid sequence MGITRDSRHKRAASGARRAHYRKKRKFELGRQPAMTKLDSSKRIHEVRTRGGNVKYRALRLDSGNFAWGSESVTRKTRLIQVRYNATNNELLRTQTLVKGAVVDIDATPFRQWYESHYAQPASRGAKSAVTEEADKKQSNHVKRILEERKKVAKIDPLLEQQFRAGRLLAVISSRPGQSGRADGYILEGKELEFYHHKLQIRKAKHAA is encoded by the exons ATGGGTATCACTCGTGACTCGCGCCACAAGCGCGCCGCCTCCGGTGCTCGTCGTGCCCACTA ccgaaagaagagaaagttCGAACTCGGTCGTCAACCCGCCATGACCAAGCTTGACTCTTCCAAGCGTATCCACGAGGTCCGAACCCGAGGCGGTAACGTCAAGTACAGGGCTCTCCGACTCGACTCTGGTAACTTCGCTTGGGGTTCCGAGTCTGTCACCAGGAAGACTAGGTTGATCCAGGTT CGATACAACGCTACCAACAACGAGCTTCTCCGAACCCAGACCCTCGTCAAGGGTGCTGTTGTCGACATCGACGCTACTCCCTTCCGACAGTGGTACGAGTCTCAC TACGCCCAGCCCGCTTCCCGAGGTGCCAAGTCTGCCGTCACTGAGGAGGCCGACAAGAAGCAGAGCAACCACGTCAAGCGAATCCTTGAGGAGCGCAAGAAGGTTGCCAAGATCGACCCCCTCCTTGAGCAGCAGTTCAGGGCTGGTCGACTCCTCGCTGTTATCTCTTCCAGGCCGGGCCAGAGCGGACGAGCTGATGGTTACATTTTGGAGGGTAAGGAGTTGGAG TTCTACCACCACAAGCTCCAGATCCGAAAGGCCAAGCACGCTGCTTAA